The Mangrovivirga cuniculi genomic sequence AGTATTAATCCAGTTAGAAAATAATATATACCATGAAAAAAGCATACGTTTTTCCCGGACAAGGAGCGCAATTTCCGGGGATGGGAAGAGATTTATTTGATTCTTTTGATCTGGCAAAAAAAAGATTTGAAGAGGCTAATGATATTCTGGGCTTTGATATTTCGAAAATTATGTTCGAAGGAAGCGCTGAAGAGTTGCAACAGACTAAAGTAACCCAACCTGCAGTTTTTTTACACTCAGTAATAGCAGCGGAAGTTTCGGAGAATTTTTCGCCTGATATGGTTGCTGGTCATTCTCTGGGAGAATTTTCTGCTTTAGTAGCAAATAAAACTTTAAGCTTTTCAGATGGCCTTACTTTAGTTTCTAAAAGGGCTATGGCAATGCAAAAAGCATGTGAACAGAATCCTTCTACAATGGCAGCTATTTTAGGGCTGGATGATGAAGTGGTTGAAAAAATTTGTAAAGAAATAGATGATGTAGTAGTTGCAGCAAATTACAATTGCCCTGGTCAGCTGGTGATTTCCGGTTCAAATTCAGGAATTGAAACAGCCTGTAATAAAATGAAAGAAGCCGGAGCAAAAAGAGCACTTCCTTTGAAAGTTGGAGGAGCTTTTCATAGTCCATTAATGTCTCCGGCACAGGAGGAGTTAGAAGAGGCAATAAAAAACACAGATTTTCAAAATCCGATTTGTCCGGTTTATCAGAATTATGATGCTAAACCAAGTACCGATCTTGAAGTAATAAAGGATAAGTTGATCAAGCAATTGACTTCACCGGTAAGATGGACACAAACTGTTCAGAACATGGTTGAAGACGGAGCAACAGATTTTATTGAATGTGGCCCTGGGAAAGTATTACAAGGACTGGTTAAGAAAATACACAGGCCAGCGGAGGTTTCAGGTATTCAATAATAAAAGAACTATTAATATTAAGCCCGGAGATCTCCTTCGGGCTTTTTTTTGTCAATTTTTTTCACCTTTAGATTATCGCTGCACGACTTTAGTAACTCATGTTGAGTTTTGAGAAAAATCGGGTGTTTAAAAGTTTTATTTAATTCGTTCATTGGAATGAGCGTAAAAGCTCTGTCCTGAATCCTTGGATGGGGTATCCGTAAATCATTCGTTTTTACAATCCAGTCATCCATATATAGTATGTCGATATCAATTAATCTTTCAGCCCATTTTTCAATTCTTTTTCTGCCCATTTCTTTTTCGATAAGCAAGCATTTTTTAATGAGGTCTTCAGGTGAGATATCAGCTTCTATTTCAAGTACAGCGTTATAAAAATTCGGCTGATCCGTTTTTCCCCAGGCCGCGGTTTCATATATAGACGAATAATTTAATATTTGTCCCACCTGTTCTTCAATCTTCATGGAGGCGATTTTAAGGTTTTCTTTTCTCTCGCCAAGATTCGTTCCCAATAATAGGTATATTCCTTTCATCATTTAAAATTACCAACAGTTAAAAATCTGTTGTATTAAATAAAAATTATTTTAATTTTTGAGCTTGAATTTAATAAGAATAATTATATGAATTTCTTAAAAGGTGTATTAGCAACAATAGTCGGACTGATTGTTTTTTGTGCGATTTTGTTCTTTATAACAATTGGAATAGGATCTGCAATAGCTTCCGGCGA encodes the following:
- the fabD gene encoding ACP S-malonyltransferase; this encodes MKKAYVFPGQGAQFPGMGRDLFDSFDLAKKRFEEANDILGFDISKIMFEGSAEELQQTKVTQPAVFLHSVIAAEVSENFSPDMVAGHSLGEFSALVANKTLSFSDGLTLVSKRAMAMQKACEQNPSTMAAILGLDDEVVEKICKEIDDVVVAANYNCPGQLVISGSNSGIETACNKMKEAGAKRALPLKVGGAFHSPLMSPAQEELEEAIKNTDFQNPICPVYQNYDAKPSTDLEVIKDKLIKQLTSPVRWTQTVQNMVEDGATDFIECGPGKVLQGLVKKIHRPAEVSGIQ
- the folK gene encoding 2-amino-4-hydroxy-6-hydroxymethyldihydropteridine diphosphokinase, translated to MMKGIYLLLGTNLGERKENLKIASMKIEEQVGQILNYSSIYETAAWGKTDQPNFYNAVLEIEADISPEDLIKKCLLIEKEMGRKRIEKWAERLIDIDILYMDDWIVKTNDLRIPHPRIQDRAFTLIPMNELNKTFKHPIFLKTQHELLKSCSDNLKVKKIDKKKPEGDLRA